A window of Flavobacteriales bacterium genomic DNA:
ATCATTTAATATTCAAGGTTCTGGTGGAAGCAGGATTGTAAATTATTTACCTATTGGTACTAACTATTTAGGTTCAAAAAAATTATACTTTAGTATTGATTTTGGACCAGCACTTGTTGTTCAACTGTCACATAACGGATACATACCATTTTATCTACCGCAACCAGATGAAACCGAATATTTATTGGGCGTTTATGGAGGATTTAAGTTGGGTTTTGGTTTTTAAACAGTCAACTGTTCTGCAACTTTTCATAATAAGGTTCATTATGTGATGAGTATCAATTAAATCTCTTGATGTTAGACTAATGTTCGATATTTCCAATGAGTTATCTACTAAGAAACTCCTTGAGAAATCAAGGAGTTTTTATTTTGGGGTCAAGTGATGCTTGCATCGTCTTGAGAACAAATGAAAAAATAGAGCGGTGTTTGTACCGCAGGGTTTCGTTGGGCTGTTCTCCTCTTTGGCCCATTGCGAAACAACGTGAAGCAATGAATCCAGTTCCCGCTACTAAAACAATAAAACGGTTATACTTTTATAAAGTGTAGCCGTTTTTATATTTATTCACAATAAGAAAAAGAAGTAGTCGTTTTAAAGAAAATACAAAATAGAATCCGATGAAAAAATCAATTTTACTATTTACTATCTTACTAATGATCCTTAGTAGTTGTAAAGAAGATGATAATAAAAATCCAGAGGAATGTTACTCAAATAATAATGCACAGTCCATAGTTCACGATGGTGTCAATAGAGAATATGTTTTATACATACCTAATTCATATGATGGAACATCTTCTGTTCCACTAATGCTTAATTTTCATGGGTTTGGTGGTAGTGCAAGTAATTATATGCAAGAAGCAGATATGCGCTCATTGGCAGAAGCTGACACTTTTATTTTAATCTATCCTCAAGGTAGTTGTTTGGATGGTTTATCTCATTGGAACGCTTGTCCATTAGGAGGAGACAATAAAAGTGATGCTGATGATTTTGGATTTGTTGAATCCATGATAACTGAGATCTCATCTCAGTATAATGTAGATATGGAGAGAATTTACGCTGCAGGATACTCTAATGGTGGTATGATGGCATATGGACTTGCGAATTATAAAAGTGATTTAATTGCTTCGGTAGCATCCGTTTCCGGAGTAATGTTAGAATGTACAGGATCTACCAGTCATCCTATGCCGGTAGTACATCTTCACGGAACCTCTGATGGTGTTCTTCCTTATAATGGGAGTAGTGATTGGAGCTCTGTACAAAGCACGTTAGACTATTGGATTAATTTTAACAATACTATTATAACTCCAACTGTAAGTAATGACAATAGTGGAGGAATGTCAATTGAACATTATGTCTATGACCAAGGAGACAGCTCTGTTTCTGTTGAGCATTATAAATTCATAGGAGGGGATCATGTTTGGTTTAGCGCCACTTATCAAGGTCAGGACGCATCTGAATTGGTTTGGAATTTTGTATCCAGATATGATATTAATGGATTGAGATAAAGAATAAAGGTCACACTAATGGATGTAAATTCTTGTCTTTTGATATGGTCTTTGTTATTAAAATTGTTTCTAAAAAATCTCTTGGTGTAAAACTTATGTTCGATATTTCAATAGAGTTATCTACTAAAACAATAAAACGGTTATGATATCATGTAGCGTGACCGTTTTTTTTTATTTACATCTAATATTATCAGATGATCTATTATTCTAAAGTCTCATATACATTATTAATTGTTTTATTTTTAGTTTTTTTTGGACCATTAATTCCTAACTATATTATCTATGGTTTTAATAGTAATATGTTATTCACGACTTTAGCTCTGATCATTTTATACGGATTAATTTTACATATGTTTTTCAATACCACCTACAAGATTGAGAAAGAAAAACTTCACATAAAATGCGGGTTTTTTAAATATAAAGCTGTAAATATTAGAGAAATGAAAAAAGTTTCTAAATCATCAAGTATCATTTCTTCACCTGCTGCCTCATTTGATCGAATCGAAATTACATATGGTAAGTTTGATGAACTTATTATTTCTCCAAAACACAGAATTAAATTTGTTGAAGATTTACAGAAAATAAATCCTGAGATTATAAATAATCTTTGTAGACAAGTTTCTTAACCAAATAAATTGTCAACACAAAATCTCTTGGAATAAAACCAATGTTCGATATTTCGAATGAGCTATCTCCTATTTAAAATTGATTTCATGTAATGAACACTATTTTTCCTTGAATGCCTTTTAAGCCAGCTTTATTAACGCTACGGCATGAGCTGACACGCCCATTTCTTGTCCTACAAATCCCATTTTCTCTGAGGTCGTAGCTTTTATAGACAACTGATTTTCATCAATATTCATACATTTAGAAAGGACCGTTTTCATTTGAGGAATATGAGGGTTAACTTTGGGTTTTTCTAAACAGACGGTAGAGTCAATATTGATAATTTCGTATCCTTTGTTTCGAATTAAATCCATCACATCGCGAAGTAAAAGTTTACTGTCTATCCCTTTGTAATCGGCCGACGTATCTGGGAAGTGAAAACCTATATCTCTCATATTGGCTGCTCCCAATATAGCATCGCAAATAGTGTGAATAAGTACATCGGCATCTGAATGACCAAAAGAACCCTTATAATGAGGAATATGAATACCTCCAACAATTAGGTCTTCACCTTCTTTTAATTGGTGAACATCGTATCCGTATCCTATTCGTATATTCAAATCTTCTAATTATCTACTTCAGTATCAAGTGCACTAAAGTCAAATGTTAAGGCAAATCGTAATGTGTTAGAAAGCGGGTTAACTGCATTAACCTCATCTCTACTTTGTAAAGGTATTAAATATGAGAAATCTAGTCCAAACACATTATATCGAACACCA
This region includes:
- a CDS encoding PH domain-containing protein, which codes for MFFNTTYKIEKEKLHIKCGFFKYKAVNIREMKKVSKSSSIISSPAASFDRIEITYGKFDELIISPKHRIKFVEDLQKINPEIINNLCRQVS
- a CDS encoding 2-C-methyl-D-erythritol 2,4-cyclodiphosphate synthase, which codes for MNIRIGYGYDVHQLKEGEDLIVGGIHIPHYKGSFGHSDADVLIHTICDAILGAANMRDIGFHFPDTSADYKGIDSKLLLRDVMDLIRNKGYEIINIDSTVCLEKPKVNPHIPQMKTVLSKCMNIDENQLSIKATTSEKMGFVGQEMGVSAHAVALIKLA